The following coding sequences are from one Polyodon spathula isolate WHYD16114869_AA chromosome 7, ASM1765450v1, whole genome shotgun sequence window:
- the rpl18a gene encoding 60S ribosomal protein L18a has protein sequence MKASGTLKEYKVIGRLLPSAKNPTPPLYRMRIFAPNHVVAKSRFWYFVSQLRKMKKASGEVVYCGLVYDKSPLKVKNFGIWLRYDSRSGTHNMYREYRDMTTSLAVTQCYRDMGARHRARAHAIQIMKVEEIPASKCRRPAIKQFHDSKIKFPLPHRVLRLQHKPRFTTKRPNTFF, from the exons ATGAAGGCGTCTGGCACT CTGAAGGAATACAAGGTTATCGGGCGCCTGCTGCCCTCAGCCAAGAACCCCACGCCTCCCCTCTATCGGATGCGGATCTTCGCACCAAACCATGTCGTCGCCAAGTCCCGTTTCTGGTACTTCGTCTCCCAGCTGAGGAAGATGAAGAAGGCCTCTGGCGAGGTTGTCTACTGTGGGCTg GTTTACGATAAGTCGCCTCTGAAGGTGAAGAACTTTGGTATCTGGCTGCGTTACGACTCTCGAAGTGGCACCCACAACATGTACAGAGAGTACAGGGACATGACCACTTCTCTGGCTGTAACTCAGTGCT ATCGTGACATGGGGGCTCGCCATCGTGCTCGCGCTCATGCCATCCAGATCATGAAGGTGGAGGAAATTCCTGCCAGCAAGTGTCGCAGACCTGCCATCAAGCAGTTCCAT GACTCCAAGATCAAGTTCCCTCTGCCACACAGAGTACTGCGCCTCCAGCACAAGCCACGTTTTACTACGAAGAGACCAAACACCTTCTTCTAA